The following are encoded in a window of Kitasatospora sp. NBC_01250 genomic DNA:
- a CDS encoding FtsK/SpoIIIE domain-containing protein, translating into MQIRLTVLRPRVGAGVPAPATDVLVTAPVGTTLGSLAVALAGAVGVRGARSATHVHLYAGSQRIDERTPLGHPPLLDGAVLALGEPDPDADEPPAGPAAELRVVGGPDAGGVHRLHGRQVRVGRSSEADVPLDDPDVSRLHLSLQLAADGTVTVHDLGSTNGTVLDGRMLGEEPRALTEGALLRLGESTVTLAAAPGAEQARATMPDGLGHLQVSPPPPARPSPPVAEQPELPAPGGAGRTRSLLARRLGRAAAPAPGAPAGARDAAQQHAQARERQATALRERWPDPATLLLSALGPGPRLWERVPAHPDALTLRLGTADLAGGPGTTPGTVLPAVPVTVDLRRAGSLGVAGPRVRLLGLARALLAQLATLHPPSGLSLVVVSADERQQAERRTADWAWSLWLPHLRPGHGQDCRLLFGLDPAQAEQRLTELAEREPEEAQPATVLLVDGDPGSPRSRQALERLLRHGPAAGVFALCLAEHAEQLPPGLGATATVTGEVATRLTVAGGEQRTEEVALDAVSPAWAERLARALAPLREAAPVSRGPLPEALRLLDLLRLDTVTPAKLSSRWDDLPSTAGTAAALLGTTRDDLCTVDLAGSELTGPGHLLVGGARGAGKSELLRTLVASLAVGERPDRLHVQLIGGRDAGLAACAELPHVTGQLDAAGDPRRALLTAEALHEELARREALFAGRSFPVWFAEQALASRPAVIGQPRSAEPAPARTPVAAVAGAAPAPVAGTAQPTGSATVVADAPPVRLIVVVDDYDALLSPTSPAGRPLARALAAVAQRGARLGVHLVAATSRPELSAGSELAEAAHWRIALRTDHPGDSELLVHVDDAAALPEQTPGRGYLRRPDGAVLAFQTARVSGRIPRTATLRPTVVAVDPAQLGAPPTRRPVRELGNGPTDLALLASALQRAAQG; encoded by the coding sequence ATGCAGATCCGGCTGACGGTCCTCCGACCCCGCGTGGGCGCGGGCGTGCCCGCACCCGCCACCGACGTCCTGGTCACCGCCCCGGTCGGTACGACCCTCGGCTCGCTCGCGGTGGCGCTGGCCGGTGCCGTGGGCGTGCGCGGCGCACGCAGCGCCACCCATGTGCACCTGTACGCCGGGTCCCAGCGGATCGACGAACGCACCCCGCTCGGCCACCCCCCGCTGCTCGACGGCGCGGTGCTCGCGCTCGGCGAGCCCGATCCGGACGCCGACGAGCCGCCCGCCGGGCCCGCCGCCGAGCTGCGCGTGGTCGGCGGCCCGGACGCCGGCGGCGTGCATCGGCTGCACGGCCGCCAGGTGCGGGTGGGCCGCTCCAGCGAGGCCGACGTGCCGCTCGACGACCCCGACGTCTCCCGGCTGCACCTCTCCCTCCAGCTGGCCGCCGACGGCACCGTGACGGTGCACGACCTCGGCTCGACCAACGGCACCGTGCTGGACGGCCGCATGCTGGGCGAGGAGCCGCGTGCGCTGACCGAGGGGGCGCTGCTGCGCCTGGGCGAGTCCACCGTGACCCTGGCGGCCGCCCCCGGCGCCGAGCAGGCCCGCGCCACCATGCCGGACGGCCTGGGCCACCTCCAGGTCAGCCCGCCGCCCCCGGCCCGGCCCAGCCCCCCGGTCGCCGAGCAGCCCGAGCTGCCCGCGCCCGGCGGAGCGGGCCGCACCCGCTCGCTGCTGGCCCGCCGGCTCGGCCGCGCCGCCGCACCCGCCCCGGGCGCACCGGCCGGCGCGCGGGACGCCGCCCAGCAGCACGCCCAGGCCCGCGAGCGCCAGGCCACCGCGCTGCGCGAGCGCTGGCCCGATCCCGCCACCCTGCTGCTCAGCGCGCTCGGCCCGGGCCCGCGGCTCTGGGAGCGGGTGCCCGCCCACCCCGACGCGCTCACCCTGCGCCTGGGCACCGCCGACCTCGCGGGCGGCCCCGGCACCACCCCCGGCACGGTGCTGCCCGCCGTCCCGGTCACCGTCGACCTGCGCCGGGCGGGCAGCCTGGGCGTTGCCGGCCCGCGCGTGCGGCTGCTCGGGCTGGCCCGGGCCCTGCTCGCCCAGCTCGCCACCCTGCACCCGCCGAGCGGGCTGAGCCTGGTGGTGGTCAGCGCCGACGAGCGGCAGCAGGCCGAACGGCGCACCGCCGACTGGGCCTGGTCGCTCTGGCTGCCGCACCTGCGCCCCGGCCACGGCCAGGACTGCCGCCTGCTCTTCGGCCTGGACCCCGCGCAGGCCGAGCAGCGCCTGACCGAACTCGCCGAGCGCGAGCCCGAGGAGGCGCAGCCCGCCACCGTGCTGCTGGTGGACGGCGACCCGGGCTCGCCCCGCTCCCGCCAGGCGCTGGAGCGGCTGCTGCGCCACGGCCCGGCCGCCGGCGTCTTCGCGCTCTGCCTGGCCGAGCACGCCGAGCAGCTGCCCCCCGGCCTGGGCGCCACCGCCACGGTCACCGGCGAGGTGGCCACCCGGCTGACCGTCGCCGGCGGCGAGCAGCGCACCGAGGAGGTCGCGCTGGACGCCGTCTCGCCCGCCTGGGCCGAGCGGCTGGCCAGGGCGCTGGCCCCGTTGCGCGAGGCCGCACCCGTCTCCCGCGGCCCGCTGCCGGAGGCGCTGCGCCTGCTCGACCTGCTGCGTCTGGACACCGTCACCCCCGCCAAGCTCTCGTCCCGCTGGGACGACCTGCCCAGCACCGCCGGTACCGCCGCCGCGCTGCTCGGCACCACCAGGGACGATCTGTGCACGGTCGACCTGGCCGGCTCCGAGCTGACCGGCCCCGGCCACCTGCTGGTGGGCGGCGCCCGCGGCGCCGGCAAGAGCGAGCTGCTGCGCACCCTGGTCGCCTCGCTGGCGGTGGGCGAGCGCCCGGACCGGCTGCACGTCCAGCTGATCGGCGGACGGGACGCGGGCCTGGCCGCCTGCGCCGAGCTGCCGCACGTCACCGGCCAGCTGGACGCCGCCGGCGACCCGCGCCGGGCGCTGCTGACCGCCGAGGCGCTGCACGAGGAGCTGGCCCGGCGCGAGGCGCTGTTCGCCGGGCGCTCGTTCCCGGTCTGGTTCGCCGAGCAGGCGCTGGCCTCCCGGCCGGCCGTGATCGGTCAGCCGCGCAGCGCCGAGCCCGCGCCCGCCCGCACCCCGGTGGCCGCGGTCGCCGGGGCTGCCCCGGCCCCGGTTGCCGGGACGGCACAACCTACCGGCAGTGCCACCGTGGTGGCCGACGCGCCGCCCGTGCGCCTGATCGTGGTCGTCGACGACTACGACGCGCTGCTCTCCCCCACCTCGCCGGCCGGCCGCCCGCTGGCCCGCGCGCTGGCCGCCGTCGCCCAGCGCGGCGCCCGGCTGGGCGTGCACCTGGTGGCGGCCACCAGCCGCCCGGAGCTGAGCGCGGGCAGCGAGCTGGCCGAGGCCGCGCACTGGCGGATCGCACTGCGCACCGACCACCCCGGCGACTCCGAGCTGCTGGTCCACGTCGACGACGCCGCCGCGCTGCCCGAGCAGACCCCCGGGCGCGGCTACCTGCGCCGCCCGGACGGCGCCGTGCTGGCCTTCCAGACCGCCCGGGTCAGCGGCCGGATCCCGCGCACCGCCACGCTGCGCCCCACCGTGGTCGCCGTCGACCCGGCCCAGCTGGGTGCTCCGCCGACCCGCCGACCGGTGCGCGAGCTGGGCAACGGCCCCACCGACCTGGCGCTGCTTGCCAGCGCGCTGCAGCGGGCGGCCCAGGGCTGA
- a CDS encoding NAD-glutamate dehydrogenase — protein sequence MQTKLDAAKAELLVKAAAAAEHSQVGGAAPGEGLGNGALTAYLHHYYLHTAPEDLVDRDPVDVYGAAASHYRLGLKRPQGTAEVRVSTPTVDENGWSSGHTVVEVITDDMPFLVDSVTNELSRQNRAIHLVIHPQLIVRRDITGKLLEILDIDACSRSQAAGAEWPADATVESWMHIEIDRESDREDLRQIEADLRRVLGDVREVVEDWAKMRTSALRLADELAEQPPAHLPEQEVGEAWELMRWLADEKFTFLGYREYDLVEHEGEEVLRAIPGTGLGILRSDPLSIDTDHHPVSESFGRLSAPVRAKAHEKKLLVLTKANSRSTVHRPAYLDYVGVKKFDAAGNVVGERRFLGLFSSAAYTESVTRIPVVRRKVQEVVDASGFSAESHDGRDLLQILETFPRDEIFQTPAEELQQIATSVLYLQERRKLRLYLRQDEYGRYFSALVYLPRDRYTTRIRLRLMDILMQELNGAAIDYTVWSTESVLTRLHFVVRVAPGSELPELTEAEVERIEAKLAEAARFWMDGFNDQLLLELGEERAAELSHKYANAFPDGYRADFTARTAVADLKQIESLGEEGDFRLNLYQPVGASDDERRFKVYRVGGPISLTEVLPVLQRLGVEVLDEHPYALRRSDHTTAWIYDFGLRLRESTELTDEARERFQEAFAATWTGRAENDGFNGLILTAGLNWRQAVVLRAYAKYLRQAGSTFSQDYVEDALRNNAHTTRLLVNLFEARLSPSHQLGADELTEGILEELSGALDEVVSLDEDRILRSFLHLIKATLRTNFFQRAADGQWHPYVSMKLDPHAIPDLPAPRPAFEIWVYSPQVEGVHLRFGKVARGGLRWSDRREDFRTEILGLVKAQMVKNTVIVPVGAKGGFVAKQLPDPAVDRDAWLAEGISSYKTFISALLDITDNLKGGQVVHPVDVVRHDEDDTYLVVAADKGTATFSDIANGVAEQYGFWLGDAFASGGSAGYDHKGMGITARGAWESVKRNFRELGVDTQAEDFTVVGIGDMSGDVFGNGMLLSEHIRLVAAFDHRHIFLDPNPEAASSYAERRRLFDLPRSSWDDYDKSLISAGGGVFPRSAKSIQLSPQARAALGIEVAKLTPAELMKAILQSPVDLFWNGGIGTYVKSERETNADVGDKANDAIRVNGSQIRARVIGEGGNLGCTQLGRIEYAQSGGPAGPDGTGRGGWINTDAIDNSAGVDTSDHEVNIKILLNQVVAEGDMTVKQRNVLLAEMTEDVGRLVLRNNYAQNVVLANAVAQAHSMVNVHSRMINRLEADGLLDRGLEFLPSEKQLKERQANGFGLTQPELSVLLAYTKITLAEELLATGLPDDPYFRDTLHLYFPNALHQRFADAVDNHALRREIVTTLIVNDTINRGGCTFAFRLREETGATYEEIARTHTAARAVFGLEKIWDEVEGLDNRIPAEIATRMRLHSRRLVERATRWMLNNRRQPLDIASTIDFFQQRVDQVWTSLPKPLRGENLSWFEKIHSELTGAGVPDALATRVAGLSSVFPTLDITEVADRSGKDVAEVADLYYDLGDRLGITHLLDRIIELPRTDRWSSMARTSIREDLFAVHAQLTDDVLACGGENATSEERYSAWTERNSTLLSRAQTTLDDIRGSDTYALSSLSVAMRVIRTLLRTGSMR from the coding sequence ATGCAGACCAAGCTGGACGCGGCGAAGGCCGAACTGCTCGTCAAGGCGGCCGCCGCCGCCGAGCACAGCCAGGTGGGGGGAGCGGCGCCCGGAGAGGGTCTGGGCAACGGCGCTCTGACCGCGTACCTGCACCACTACTACCTCCACACCGCCCCCGAGGACCTGGTCGACCGCGACCCGGTCGACGTCTACGGGGCGGCCGCCTCGCACTACCGGCTGGGGCTCAAGCGGCCCCAGGGCACCGCGGAGGTCCGGGTCTCCACCCCGACCGTCGACGAGAACGGCTGGTCCAGCGGCCACACGGTGGTCGAGGTGATCACCGACGACATGCCGTTCCTGGTCGACTCGGTCACCAACGAGCTGTCCCGCCAGAACCGGGCGATCCACCTGGTCATCCACCCGCAGCTGATCGTGCGCCGTGACATCACCGGCAAGCTGCTGGAGATCCTCGACATCGACGCCTGCTCGCGCAGCCAGGCCGCCGGCGCCGAGTGGCCCGCGGACGCCACCGTCGAGTCCTGGATGCACATCGAGATCGACCGCGAGAGCGACCGCGAGGACCTGCGCCAGATCGAGGCCGACCTGCGCCGCGTGCTGGGCGACGTGCGCGAGGTGGTCGAGGACTGGGCGAAGATGCGCACCTCCGCGCTGCGCCTGGCCGACGAGCTCGCCGAGCAGCCCCCGGCCCACCTGCCCGAGCAGGAGGTCGGCGAGGCCTGGGAGCTGATGCGCTGGCTGGCCGACGAGAAGTTCACCTTCCTCGGCTACCGCGAGTACGACCTGGTCGAGCACGAGGGCGAGGAGGTGCTGCGGGCGATCCCCGGCACCGGTCTCGGCATCCTGCGCTCCGACCCGCTGAGCATCGACACCGACCACCACCCGGTCAGCGAGTCCTTCGGCCGCCTGTCCGCCCCGGTGCGGGCCAAGGCGCACGAGAAGAAGCTGCTGGTCCTGACCAAGGCCAACTCGCGCTCGACCGTGCACCGCCCGGCCTACCTGGACTACGTCGGCGTGAAGAAGTTCGACGCCGCCGGCAACGTGGTGGGCGAGCGCCGCTTCCTGGGCCTGTTCTCCTCGGCCGCCTACACCGAGTCGGTCACCCGGATCCCGGTGGTGCGCCGCAAGGTGCAGGAGGTGGTCGACGCCTCCGGTTTCTCCGCCGAGAGCCACGACGGCCGCGACCTGCTCCAGATCCTGGAGACCTTCCCGCGCGACGAGATCTTCCAGACCCCCGCCGAGGAGCTCCAGCAGATCGCCACCAGCGTCCTGTACCTCCAGGAGCGCCGCAAGCTGCGGCTCTACCTGCGCCAGGACGAGTACGGGCGCTACTTCTCCGCGCTGGTCTACCTGCCGCGCGACCGCTACACCACCCGCATCCGGCTGCGCCTGATGGACATCCTGATGCAGGAGCTGAACGGCGCGGCGATCGACTACACGGTCTGGTCCACCGAGTCGGTGCTGACCCGGCTGCACTTCGTGGTCCGGGTGGCCCCGGGCAGCGAGCTGCCGGAGCTGACCGAGGCCGAGGTCGAGCGGATCGAGGCCAAGCTGGCCGAGGCCGCCCGGTTCTGGATGGACGGCTTCAACGACCAGCTGCTGCTGGAGCTGGGCGAGGAGCGCGCCGCCGAGCTGTCGCACAAGTACGCCAACGCCTTCCCCGACGGCTACCGCGCGGACTTCACCGCCCGCACCGCGGTGGCCGACCTCAAGCAGATCGAGTCGCTGGGCGAGGAGGGCGACTTCCGGCTCAACCTCTACCAGCCGGTCGGCGCGAGCGACGACGAGCGCCGTTTCAAGGTCTACCGGGTCGGCGGTCCGATCTCGCTGACCGAGGTGCTGCCGGTGCTCCAGCGCCTGGGCGTCGAGGTGCTCGACGAGCACCCGTACGCGCTGCGCCGCTCGGACCACACCACGGCCTGGATCTACGACTTCGGCCTGCGGCTGCGGGAGAGCACCGAGCTGACCGACGAGGCCCGCGAGCGCTTCCAGGAGGCCTTCGCCGCCACCTGGACCGGCCGCGCGGAGAACGACGGCTTCAACGGCCTGATCCTCACCGCGGGCCTGAACTGGCGCCAGGCGGTCGTGCTGCGCGCGTACGCCAAGTACCTGCGCCAGGCCGGCAGCACCTTCTCGCAGGACTACGTCGAGGACGCGCTGCGCAACAACGCGCACACCACCCGCCTGCTGGTCAACCTCTTCGAGGCCCGGCTCAGCCCCAGCCACCAGCTGGGCGCCGACGAGCTGACCGAGGGCATCCTGGAGGAGCTGTCGGGTGCGCTGGACGAGGTCGTCTCGCTGGACGAGGACCGCATCCTGCGCTCCTTCCTGCACCTGATCAAGGCCACCCTGCGGACCAACTTCTTCCAGCGCGCCGCGGACGGCCAGTGGCACCCGTACGTGTCGATGAAGCTCGACCCGCACGCGATCCCCGACCTGCCGGCCCCCCGCCCGGCGTTCGAGATCTGGGTCTACTCGCCCCAGGTCGAGGGCGTGCACCTGCGCTTCGGCAAGGTCGCCCGCGGTGGTCTGCGCTGGTCCGACCGGCGTGAGGACTTCCGCACCGAGATCCTCGGCCTGGTCAAGGCCCAGATGGTCAAGAACACCGTGATCGTGCCGGTCGGCGCCAAGGGCGGCTTCGTCGCCAAGCAGCTGCCGGACCCGGCGGTGGACCGGGACGCCTGGCTGGCCGAGGGCATCTCGTCCTACAAGACCTTCATCTCGGCGCTGCTGGACATCACCGACAACCTGAAGGGCGGCCAGGTCGTCCACCCCGTCGACGTGGTCCGCCACGACGAGGACGACACCTACCTGGTGGTCGCCGCCGACAAGGGCACCGCGACCTTCTCCGACATCGCCAACGGCGTGGCCGAGCAGTACGGCTTCTGGCTGGGCGACGCCTTCGCCTCCGGCGGCTCGGCCGGCTACGACCACAAGGGCATGGGCATCACCGCCCGCGGCGCCTGGGAGTCGGTCAAGCGCAACTTCCGCGAGCTGGGCGTCGACACCCAGGCCGAGGACTTCACCGTGGTCGGCATCGGCGACATGTCCGGTGACGTCTTCGGCAACGGCATGCTGCTCAGCGAGCACATCCGTCTGGTGGCCGCCTTCGACCACCGGCACATCTTCCTGGACCCGAACCCGGAGGCCGCCTCCTCCTACGCCGAGCGGCGCCGGCTCTTCGACCTGCCGCGCAGCTCCTGGGACGACTACGACAAGTCGCTGATCTCGGCCGGCGGCGGGGTCTTCCCGCGCAGCGCCAAGTCGATCCAGCTCAGCCCCCAGGCCCGCGCCGCGCTCGGCATCGAGGTCGCCAAGCTCACCCCGGCCGAGCTGATGAAGGCCATCCTGCAGTCCCCGGTGGACCTGTTCTGGAACGGCGGCATCGGCACCTACGTCAAGTCCGAGCGGGAGACCAACGCGGACGTCGGCGACAAGGCCAACGACGCGATCCGGGTCAACGGCAGCCAGATCCGGGCCCGGGTGATCGGCGAGGGCGGCAACCTCGGCTGCACCCAGCTCGGTCGCATCGAGTACGCCCAGAGCGGCGGCCCGGCGGGCCCCGACGGCACCGGGCGCGGCGGCTGGATCAACACCGACGCCATCGACAACTCGGCCGGCGTGGACACCTCGGACCACGAGGTGAACATCAAGATCCTGCTCAACCAGGTGGTCGCCGAGGGCGACATGACGGTCAAGCAGCGCAACGTCCTGCTGGCCGAGATGACCGAGGACGTCGGCCGGCTCGTGCTGCGCAACAACTACGCGCAGAACGTGGTGCTGGCCAACGCGGTGGCCCAGGCGCACAGCATGGTCAACGTGCACTCGCGGATGATCAACCGGCTGGAGGCCGACGGCCTGCTCGACCGCGGGCTGGAGTTCCTGCCCAGCGAGAAGCAGCTGAAGGAGCGTCAGGCCAACGGCTTCGGGCTCACCCAGCCCGAGCTGTCGGTGCTGCTGGCCTACACCAAGATCACGCTGGCCGAGGAGCTGCTCGCCACCGGGCTGCCCGACGACCCGTACTTCCGCGACACCCTCCACCTGTACTTCCCGAACGCGCTGCACCAGCGCTTCGCCGACGCGGTGGACAACCACGCGCTGCGCCGGGAGATCGTCACCACCCTGATCGTCAACGACACGATCAACCGCGGTGGCTGCACCTTCGCCTTCCGGCTGCGCGAGGAAACCGGGGCGACCTACGAGGAGATCGCCCGCACCCACACCGCCGCTCGCGCGGTCTTCGGCCTGGAGAAGATCTGGGACGAGGTCGAGGGCCTGGACAACAGGATCCCGGCCGAGATCGCGACCCGGATGCGCCTGCACTCGCGCCGCCTGGTCGAGCGGGCCACCCGGTGGATGCTCAACAACCGTCGCCAGCCGCTGGACATCGCCTCGACGATCGACTTCTTCCAGCAGCGGGTGGACCAGGTGTGGACCAGCCTGCCCAAGCCGCTGCGCGGCGAGAACCTGTCCTGGTTCGAGAAGATCCACAGCGAGCTGACCGGGGCGGGCGTTCCCGACGCGCTGGCCACCCGGGTCGCCGGGCTCTCCTCGGTCTTCCCGACCCTGGACATCACCGAGGTCGCGGACCGTTCGGGCAAGGACGTGGCCGAGGTCGCCGACCTCTACTACGACCTCGGCGACCGGCTGGGCATCACGCACCTGCTGGACCGGATCATCGAGCTGCCGCGCACCGACCGGTGGTCCTCGATGGCGCGCACCTCGATCCGCGAGGACCTCTTCGCGGTGCACGCCCAGCTCACCGACGACGTGCTGGCCTGCGGCGGGGAGAACGCGACCAGCGAGGAGCGCTACAGCGCCTGGACCGAGCGCAACAGCACGCTGCTGAGCCGGGCGCAGACCACGCTGGACGACATAAGGGGATCGGACACCTACGCGCTGTCCAGCCTCTCGGTGGCCATGCGGGTGATCCGCACGCTGCTGCGCACCGGTTCGATGCGCTGA
- a CDS encoding serine/threonine-protein kinase: MRPVGSKYLLEETIGRGAMGTVWRGRVREDAGLADLQPGQQVAVKVLKEELAADQDIVLRFLRERSVLLRLSHPNIVRLRDLVVEGELLALVMDLVDGPDLYRYLRANGPLSPIAASLLMAQIADALAVSHADGVVHRDLKPANVLLASSYVDGQGEQLHPMLTDFGIARLADSPGITRTSEFVGTPAYVAPESASGRPQTSAVDIYGAGIMLYELVTGRAPFQGDGALQVLQAHLTQEPPRPPGMPEPLWTVVERCLRKDPAQRPSATSLAHALRVVAAGVGVHAAPAAVDAALAVGALLVPEAQPAEVPGTGPGSTLPGAGQAGAPGQPDPATQLLTAQYDPGAATQVMPHGAPTAPGGAHLSGADPTRMMPPTPAGPPAAAPGPAQPEAPHPWQTQLRAARDRNQQTQVFAAEEFEPQQAPQAYQGGGYGYPQQGQPRPGGYPPPGGRGEPYQGEPYREEPYRGEQGRGYGRAERPPVAPPPYQARRPQQPPGGQRDPYAGQGYAEPDPRYSGEQAYREPAQRQAPPAMPPRRPEPPLPREREPEPEREARPRREPRPRSRNRMYIPGLGCLKGCLMVLLILAVAAIALWNFTPLPRYWTDVHSAVTSTTSWISSTWHSVTGN, from the coding sequence GTGCGGCCGGTAGGCAGCAAGTATCTGCTCGAGGAGACCATCGGGCGTGGTGCCATGGGCACCGTCTGGCGCGGGCGGGTACGCGAGGACGCCGGGCTGGCGGACCTGCAGCCGGGCCAGCAGGTCGCGGTCAAGGTGCTCAAGGAGGAGCTGGCCGCCGACCAGGACATCGTGCTGCGCTTCCTGCGCGAGCGCTCGGTGCTGCTGCGGCTGAGCCACCCCAACATCGTCCGGCTGCGCGACCTGGTGGTCGAGGGCGAGTTGCTGGCCCTGGTCATGGACCTGGTGGACGGCCCCGACCTCTACCGCTACCTGCGTGCCAACGGCCCGCTCAGCCCGATCGCCGCGTCGCTGCTGATGGCCCAGATCGCCGACGCGCTGGCGGTCAGCCACGCGGACGGCGTGGTGCACCGCGACCTCAAGCCGGCCAACGTGCTGCTGGCCAGCAGCTACGTGGACGGCCAGGGCGAGCAGCTGCACCCGATGCTCACCGACTTCGGCATCGCCCGGCTGGCCGACTCCCCGGGAATCACCCGCACCAGCGAGTTCGTCGGCACCCCCGCCTATGTCGCCCCCGAGTCGGCGAGCGGCCGCCCGCAGACCTCCGCGGTGGACATCTACGGCGCCGGGATCATGCTCTACGAGCTGGTCACCGGGCGCGCGCCGTTCCAGGGCGACGGTGCGCTCCAGGTGCTCCAGGCCCACCTGACCCAGGAGCCGCCGCGCCCGCCGGGCATGCCCGAGCCGCTGTGGACCGTGGTCGAGCGCTGCCTGCGCAAGGACCCGGCCCAGCGCCCGAGCGCCACCTCGCTGGCGCACGCGCTGCGGGTGGTGGCCGCCGGGGTCGGCGTGCACGCCGCACCGGCCGCGGTGGACGCCGCGCTCGCCGTGGGCGCGCTGCTGGTGCCCGAGGCGCAGCCGGCCGAGGTGCCGGGGACCGGCCCCGGCAGCACACTGCCGGGCGCAGGCCAGGCCGGCGCCCCGGGCCAGCCGGACCCGGCCACCCAGCTGCTGACCGCGCAGTACGACCCGGGCGCGGCCACCCAGGTGATGCCGCACGGCGCCCCCACGGCTCCGGGCGGCGCGCACCTGTCGGGCGCCGACCCGACCCGGATGATGCCGCCCACGCCGGCCGGCCCGCCGGCGGCCGCGCCGGGCCCGGCCCAGCCGGAGGCCCCGCACCCCTGGCAGACCCAGCTGCGCGCGGCCCGCGACCGCAACCAGCAGACCCAGGTCTTCGCCGCCGAGGAGTTCGAGCCGCAGCAGGCGCCGCAGGCCTACCAGGGCGGCGGCTACGGCTACCCGCAGCAGGGCCAGCCGCGGCCGGGCGGCTACCCGCCGCCGGGCGGCCGCGGCGAGCCGTACCAGGGCGAGCCCTACCGGGAGGAGCCCTACCGGGGCGAGCAGGGCCGGGGCTACGGTCGTGCCGAGCGCCCGCCGGTGGCCCCGCCGCCGTACCAGGCCCGGCGCCCGCAGCAGCCGCCCGGCGGCCAGCGGGACCCGTACGCCGGGCAGGGCTACGCCGAGCCGGACCCGCGCTACAGCGGTGAACAGGCCTACCGCGAGCCGGCCCAGCGCCAGGCCCCGCCCGCGATGCCGCCGCGGCGCCCCGAGCCGCCGCTGCCCCGGGAGCGCGAGCCGGAGCCGGAGCGCGAGGCCAGGCCCCGCCGCGAGCCGCGCCCGCGCAGCCGCAACCGGATGTACATCCCGGGCCTGGGCTGCCTCAAGGGCTGCCTGATGGTGCTGCTGATCCTGGCGGTGGCCGCGATCGCGCTGTGGAACTTCACGCCGCTGCCGCGCTACTGGACCGACGTGCACAGCGCGGTCACCTCCACCACCAGCTGGATCAGCAGCACCTGGCACTCCGTCACCGGGAACTGA